The region TCTGCCACTGCGGAATCAACATAGCCGCCAAAGTGAATGTCGCCGAATGCGTGGATTTTGCCCGGAGCCTGCCTTATGTCACGGTAGCGCGGGAGTATAAATTTATCTGCTCTGACCCGGGACAGGAACTGATTCAGCAGGATATTCGTGACGGCAAAATCGACCGGGTGGTGGTGGCATCCTGCTCCCCCTTGATGCACGAAGCGACCTTCCGCAAGGCGACTCTTGCCGGCGGACAGAATCCTTTCTTTTTCCAGATGGCAAATATCCGGGAGCATGTCTCCTGGGTGACATTTGACAAGGAGATGGCGACGGTGAAGGCGAAAGCGTTGATAGCCGGCGCCGTCAAGAGAGTCGCCCGGCACAAACCGCTGGAGAAGACACGGGTG is a window of Candidatus Zixiibacteriota bacterium DNA encoding:
- a CDS encoding pyridine nucleotide-disulfide oxidoreductase, with product MSASESRTNGAPKIGVYVCHCGINIAAKVNVAECVDFARSLPYVTVAREYKFICSDPGQELIQQDIRDGKIDRVVVASCSPLMHEATFRKATLAGGQNPFFFQMANIREHVSWVTFDKEMATVKAKALIAGAVKRVARHKPLEKTRV